A region of Ornithodoros turicata isolate Travis chromosome 5, ASM3712646v1, whole genome shotgun sequence DNA encodes the following proteins:
- the LOC135395727 gene encoding uncharacterized protein K02A2.6-like, which produces MGQHKLMNGMLSPRMTRWCLKLGCYDYDLCYRKGTTNQNADAFSRLPLPSMTNEPYRPGDVLLLDTLEGPVLTAKTLEKMTQQDPVLSAVHRALRNGSLHKLRGQGFDQYKIRRRELATEGDCVTRGSRVVVPPAAREQALKLVHCGHRGIVTMKACARSYMWWPGIDRDIEQLVRGCSKCQVDRRSPPRAPPPLWTRPTEPWKTIHIDFAGRVDGRTYLLVVDAYTMWLEVRRMTSTTAAAVIEQLRYMFATFGIPQVVVSDNGSVFLSAETKRFFIANGVEHHTSAPYHPATNGQVERMVAELKRVLKRDSAGHVDKCLARFMFKQHTTINATTGKSPAAMMFSRELPSPL; this is translated from the coding sequence ATGGGGCAACACAAGCTAATGAATGGAATGCTGTCGCCAAGGATGACGAGATGGTGTCTGAAATTAGGGTGCTATGATTACGACTTGTGCTATCGGAAGGGCACCACAAACCAAAATGCCGACGCCTTCAGTAGACTGCCGTTGCCATCCATGACAAATGAACCGTATAGACCGGGTGACGTGCTCCTGTTGGACACGTTAGAAGGACCTGTTCTCACGGCTAAAACTCTAGAAAAGATGACTCAGCAAGATCCGGTGCTGTCAGCAGTTCACAGAGCATTGCGAAACGGTAGCCTTCACAAGTTACGGGGACAAGGCTTCGACCAATACAAGATACGCCGTCGGGAGCTGGCTACGGAAGGTGATTGTGTGACCAGAGGTTCAAGAGTTGTGGTTCCCCCGGCTGCTCGAGAGCAGGCCTTGAAACTGGTGCATTGCGGACACAGGGGCATAGTCACAATGAAAGCTTGTGCTCGAAGCTACATGTGGTGGCCGGGAATCGATCGTGACATTGAGCAACTCGTACGTGGCTGCTCCAAATGCCAGGTCGATCGTCGCTCTCCGCCCCGAGCTCCGCCACCGCTGTGGACAAGACCGACGGAACCCTGGAAGACCATTCACATCGACTTCGCCGGACGGGTTGACGGGCGAACGTATCTACTGGTTGTTGACGCCTACACGATGTGGCTGGAAGTTAGGCGAATGACAAGTACTACGGCCGCCGCTGTGATTGAACAGCTACGGTATATGTTCGCCACCTTCGGAATTCCGCAGGTAGTCGTGTCAGATAATGGGTCGGTGTTCCTATCGGCAGAAACCAAGAGATTTTTCATAGCAAATGGCGTCGAGCATCACACAAGTGCTCCGTATCACCCGGCCACTAACGGCCAAGTAGAGCGCATGGTGGCGGAACTGAAGAGGgttctgaaacgggatagtgcGGGACACGTTGACAAGTGCCTGGCGCGGTTTATGTTCAAGCAGCATACTACAATCAACGCCACCACAGGCAAGTCGCCAGCAGCCATGATGTTCAGCAGGGAGCTTCCGTCGCCGCTGTAG